In Oceanispirochaeta sp., the DNA window CGGGTTTCAATAAAAGTATATATATTTATTGCCCCTTCGCAAGGGCAATACATATCAAAAAAACAGGGCTTTAACTTTTCCAGAGTCCGTGAAGATTACAGTACTCTCTCGCTGTAACCTGAGACGCTGTCACAGCAAACTCTGCCACGGGCTGATCTCCGGGTTTCAGGAACTGCTTATAAGACTTACCGTCGGCAATCAGCTCGATCCACTGAATGGAGTGCTCTGCTGTCATAGGGTGAAGAGTGCTGCCTACAATCACTTT includes these proteins:
- a CDS encoding desulfoferrodoxin; its protein translation is MIAKGQVYKCDVCGNIVEVLFVGGGELVCCGQPMTLLDEKTADSSTEKHVPVIEKISGGYKVIVGSTLHPMTAEHSIQWIELIADGKSYKQFLKPGDQPVAEFAVTASQVTAREYCNLHGLWKS